A segment of the Mercurialis annua linkage group LG4, ddMerAnnu1.2, whole genome shotgun sequence genome:
AGCAGCTCACAACCACACAGCTCAGGCAGCTACAGATCCAACCGCCACTCAAACATTTAACCACCCGCCGTATGCTGACGTAAGTTGAACTGGTTTCTTAATTTTCTTGATTTGAGCAAACCCTAAATGTTGGGGATTTTGGTGCAGATGATATATGGAGCCATAACGGCGTTAAAAGAAAGAGACGGGTCAAGCAAGAGAGCAATAGCTAAGTATATAGAGAGCGTTTATACAGGTCTACCTCCGACTCACTCGGCTCTGTTGACTCATTACTTAAAACAGCTAAAAAACACGGGTCAACTCGTTTTGGTAAAAAAATCTTATAAACTTGCTAGATCTGATGATATCAACTTCGACAACATTTCATCTCCTGATCTTAATCTTAATCACAATCCTCCTCCCGCCGCTGTTTCCGCCTCCGGTGGGCCGAAAAGGGGCAGAGGTCGGCCTCCGAAGCCCAAGCCCGCCGAGCCAACTTTTGACTCCGGTGATGCTTCTGGTGCTCTTGTAACGGTTCCTATTTCCACTGCTCAGACTATTGGTTCTGCTCTAGTCAACCCTCACACCGAGGAGGGGAGCAAGAGGCGTCCCGGGCGTCCCAAGAAAGTGAGCCCAGGTGGCGGTGGAGGTGCGCAGGTGGCTGCGAAGAGAAGAGGGCGGCCATTCGGGACCAAGAAGGGTCCAGGGAGACCTAAAAGGCTACCTAAATCTGTCGTTGTTCCTTATGCTAACGGtactgctgctgctgctgttgtTTCTCCTAGACCTCGAGGCCGTCCGAGAAAAGGTACTGGTCCTGCTGCTTCTGGCTCCGTGGGTGCTGGAGCGGTTCAGGGTAAGCGACCGGGGCGGCCACCCAAGGCGGCTGTTGGTGGTGGTAAGAAGAGACCCGGTAGGCCTAGGAAGGTATGTCTTTGGTTAAATACATTTTCAGTTCTGTTATTATATAGTTTATGGATGTTTATGTTTTGGCGGATATATAGGTaacttttttttgtcaaagattgGAAAATCGACTCATATATATAGGTAACTACCAAAATAAAAATGGTCTAATTCAGATTTTTAGTATAGAATGGATGTTTTTGAATTAGGTTGTACGATATTGTCCCACTTTCTTGGGGCACAAAAGTGGATATTTTTtacatttgttttaattttcaacATTTAATTGAAGAATATTAAGACTAGGACATTTTGAATTAACTCACTTTTCATATAGTAAGTTGGGTTATTAGATAGTATCTGATATAGTTATGAACTTTAGAAATGAGTTTAGGATTTGCAGATAGAGTTTAAGAAACTATTTTGTAtctcaaaatttaatttctttgtttAAAGTGTGTGAACTTATTTATGAGTCTACTTTAAATGTGTGACTATTTAGTTATAGAGTCAAGAAAGGAATTTGGGAATTGGAAGTAAAAAGGAGTAGAGCTTGTGGTTTAATATAAATGAGCAATTATTTAGTTTCGAACTCAAGCAAAAATATGGAATATGTGattatttaataagaaaaatgtGTGTGTTGTAGGACCTGAATTCCTAGCTAAAAAATGATGTAAAATTGCATACATCTGAATGGTCTTGACAATTTTCAACTTCAATTTTGCTGTCATGTTCTGTTGGATATATTGAACTAATTTCTTACATGATTTGCCATTTTTGAATCAAGAATGCAAATGTATCTTGGGGAGCAACTGAACCATCTCAACAGCAATCAGAAGCATATGGAGATCTGAAGATGAaacttgatttttttgtaagtgATAGCAATTTAATCATACTTCCGAAATCGTGAAATATACGGTTATTTTAGATACGAACTTTGATTCATTGAAATTAAAATGGTACTTGCAGCAATCAAAAGTAATGGAAGCTGTGGGTGTGTTAAGGCCTCAGTTGACGATTGAAACGCCGATGAGTGTAGTAGCTGCAATCCAAGAATTAGAAGGCCTCGCATCAATGGACATTAATACACCATTAAGAGAGGAAGCTCCGCCACCGCCACCACAGGCTCAACCACAACCACTGGCTGCGCAGAATTAGGAGAAATGCATGAAGATTGTCTATTTAATTTAACCATGATAGATGAGGAAATTTTAAACAATTCTTCTGTAAAGAGAATCAAGGATGACTAATTCTTGTTCATATGAAAAAGAGGCATGTGGTTTGATTTTTGAACCATGGATTTGAGTATAATTGACCAAACTGGCAAATTTAGTGTTTCATTAGATTTCAATATTATTGATCAGAATTTGAATGGCTTCAACATGCAGAAGCTTGGCTGACGGAGGACCTCAGTTAGCGCTAGAATTTCATTTCTTGTGTTAGTTTACAATAATGTGCGTACAAAATACCGtcacttttaaaaatatttgtaaaattagggattgatttattctttttttgtaaaaatacaatgtaaaataatttttttttgtaaaatactaaaaaataaatacatttataaaaatatggtTTGGGTATAATGTATAATTTGATATACTTTGTATATTgctagtaaaattttaatatattctaGTGTGTATATTTTTAAGGTTCTAGGATCGAATTACGTGCTTCATACGGTACTTATAATATAACTCActaatgtattttatttattataaaatgaaaaaatattttaaaatttataattcttcATCTTTCCTTCgtctaataaattatatttttgaaatgtaaatgttataatatatattcttttgtttattactattatttaaaaacatatcaatagacacctatttttcggacatgTAAAAGTAATAAGAGACTAAAGTATCTGatgatgattttcaaaaaaattcgtCTGAGCGACGAGTTAGCGGTCTGCATGAAGAATTCAAGCGAAGTACAGTAGCGGACTTGAGGGATTAAAGCGCAAATAGCATGTAAAAGTccaaaatttgttatttttttaaaatctattatttGAAATCTCATATTCTAAATGGAAAAAgttaaatgtattattttaaaaaattatagactATCTAATAATCTATTCCATCTGTCCCAATAAAATTGTCCACTTTATCTTTATcatacagtttaagaaaaataatcattgtttatgggttttgtaatttttttcttacatTTCTTGTCGTACCCTTATTAAATATAGGGtccaattataatttattttcaatttacttattagttgattttaataggggtaatatagaaaatttgagtgtaaaaatcattttttttgaaagtgaACAAGAGTTTTGGATCaaaaaaattttcaaaatagacaactctattaggacggagaaaatattattttcaaaatgttttttatgattttattaattttaaaactttaagcaataaaaatctaattttgTTACATATTAATGGTTtgaaatttacaaatataagaaaatttacgaattcaaattttattcaaaaaagtgcCTTATTTTGGATCGGAGATGCCTTAAAAAAAACAGTCCATCATAATAAGCCACGTGCCTTATCATTCGTTCTTATCCATTACTGCTTTACTACCAAATTACCAATCACCAACAGAGCTCATCCAACGGACTTTAAATGCACATAATTtaatattgtgataaaattttatttggtccctaaacttttaatATAGTGTTATGTACCTCACTCATTTCAATCTATTTTGTTGTACGACCTGTGGCAATAAAAAAATGgatcaattcaaaaaaaaaaaattaaagcatcCACATTTTTAATAGAAATTGGGCAAACAAGAGTATGTCACATAAGGCAGTACCACAAATTGGATTAAAATAGATGAATTAAATCACATTAATCATACTTTTAACTAGTCACCAATATTAGCACCTGaacttttaatataatataacaaataattcaatttattcttttttgaatgatatttaaatattttttttaatatgtctaTATGTATTgcttgtatatattttttatatgatcaTCTTACTATTAGTTGTTCCAAATATTACGACTTATTTTCTTGTTTCATTCCATTTATatctataatattaataatgttaatttatagattaatgtttaaaatttatgagtatttaaatgttaaatgtaTATTACGTTAAATTTATCGTATTTGGATAGATGAACGGTAAACAGTGGCGAATCTAGACATGATATTTTGAAGGGGACAATTTGGTGGTGGGTCATACGCCTATTTTTGTTGAAACTGATTGGAGATAGTTTTCTTTATAATAGATCCTGATTCGAAGTTCCGTTTtgattagtatgaaaaaatctTGGTTTTTTGTACAGTACATATTTTTCAACAAAAATTTCTAGCTGCAAGGCTCAACTTATTACTAAATTGGTATgtatgtattttaatatatataataagataacattttaaataatttttaataataatgtaTAGCACCAGGtcaatattattatatataaataaaaaatatatttaaattataataaaaaataacatcaaACTTATTTTAtggtaaattaatataattgttttcatttggacgtcttttttttttttaaaatatatggttACCAACAAACATATtaccaattttttatttatcattttaaacttatgaacataaattaataaattttacaaaatgttattttaataaaaccaaaGTATTCTTTCACTCTTTCCATTATATTTATCTTGAAATTCATATATGTTTCCTAACACTCCCTCTCATTCTACTAATAAATTACTAgcattaaaaagtaaaaataacaaGTTGCATAAAGAAAAGGTGGATAGCCAAAGATTAGGTGTCAAATCACATATTTTGCCTTTGTAGCTTAAATACGCAAACTCAATGAAAACTGCCCGCGCCTGAAAAAGCaaaatgaaaaattgattaTATACACCAGCCAATACAATACCAGTCTTTTAGCATATATTCCAATAAATGGCATCCAGTTGTAAATCCACTCACAGAACAGGGGCAGTTACGTCATCATGGAGTAAAATCAAATTTGGATCATCCATTTCTTCCAATCAAGTTGGGTCCGATCCCTCATTAAAACTCGCCAGCCTGTCATCCACCACCACCTGTTTTTAAACTACACTCTGTAAGAGCCTCACCGCCGACGGAAATTCCCACCGGAAAGTATTAAAGCTCATCATTTATATCAAAAAGACAATTATatccttttattttatcatattttactATACCGTTTACCTACTCAATTTTGTTATCTACCTCTCTAGAATAAAAgatttaacattttattttatttttctgtctTTGGATTTAGATTTAGATTTACAAAGaaagaattaaaagaaaaaaaaaactattttccTTCATTTCCTTGCTCTCACTCTAATTATGGACCCACCACCACCACAACCACCATTTTTTCAACTTCCTACAGCTACAATAACCGGCGCCGCCGTCCACTCCGTCGCACCGCAAACCCAAATCTTTCCTACTTTTCCGTCACTTCCAGAGCAACTAGCACCAGAAGCAGCAGCTGGAGCTGCAGCTGCTCACAACCACACAGCTTATGCAGCTACAGCTACAGATCCAACCGCCGCTCAGTCGTTAAACCACCCGCCGTATGCTGACGTAAGTTGAAGTAGTTTgttaattttgttgattttcttGAAAACCCTAAATGTTGGGGATTTTGGTGCAGATGATATATGGAGCGATAACGGCGTTAAAAGAAAGAGACGGGTCAAGCAAGAGAGCAATAGCTAAGTATATAGAGAGCGTTTATACAGGTCTACCTGAGACTCACTCGGCCTTGTTGACTCATCACTTGAAACAGTTAAAAAACAACGGTTATCTCGTTATGGTAAAAAATTCTTACGCTCTTCCTAGATCTGCTGAAACTGTCACCGTTAATAACTCCGACACCAACATTTCACCTGCTGCTCTTCCTAATCTTAATCCTAATCCAAATCCTAATCCTAATCCTACTGCCGGCGTTGCTGGTTCTCCTACTGTTGGGTCGAAAAGAGGCCGAGGCCGGCCTCCTAAGCCCAAATCCACTGAGCCCAATAATGCTCCTGCTGCTCCTGTAACGGTTCCTGTCGGACTTTCTATTTCTCCCAGTGAGGCTATTATTTCTGCTGTAGTGAGCCCTCAGAGCCAGGAGGGGGACAAGAGGCGTCCGGGGCGTCCCAAGAAAGTGAGTCCAGTTGGAGGTGGAGGTGCGCCGGTGGCTGTGAGGCCGAGAGGACGGCCGCCGAAGAGCGGGCCGTTTGGGGTGAAGAGGAGCCCGGGGAGACCGAGGAAGCTGAAGTCTGTTGCATCAAATGGAGTTAAGAGAGGTCCTAAAAGGCTGCCTAAATCTGTTGTGGTTCCTTATGCTAATAgtgttgctgctgctgctgttgtTTCTCCGAGACCTCGAGGCCGCCCCAAGAAAGGTACCGGTGGTGCGGCTCCTGCTGCCGCTGCACCTGCTGCTTCTGGCTATGTTGGTGCTGGAGTGGTGCAGGGAAAGCGACCGGGGCGGCCGCCAAAGGCTGCTGTTGGTGCTGGTGTTTTTAGTCATAAGAAGAGACCTGGTAGGCCTAAGAAGGTATGTTTTTGGTCTAACGCATGTTctgtttttatgtgttttgttATTATGttattgatatttattttttgttgtttctACTTTCAAGAaatgggtttatattttgattggtAACGACCACATTGGAAATGGCTTGATTCAAATTTTTGGTATAAGAAATATGTGTCTATTGTGTACAGCAAAGgcgttttcttttaaaattaggcATGTTATTTACATTTGTTTTAATATACATGTCAGTTTCAAAAGATGGGTTCTgcatttaattcaaaaaatccAGAAAGAGGAAATTTTGAACTAACCTAGTATTCATTTAGGAAGTTCGATTATTACAATATATAGTTATGAACTTAAGAAATGAATTCATATTATGCAGATTtagttgaaaaatattttttaaaagtttatttccTTGCTAAAAGTATGTCACATTGTGTTTACGGGTCAGCTTATATGACTATTTAGTTACAGAATCAAGACATGAATTTGGGTATCATGGTATAAAAGAAAGACAAATTTTAGATGTTCAGAATTTAAATTCTTGCTAAAAGTGTTGTTTAATCTTGAATTGCTGTTTGTTGATGCTTTTATTTTGTTATGAATTACTCGAGCAAAAATAAGGAATCTGgtgattatttaatatttaataagaaaattttatgTATTGAAGAACTGGAATTCCTTGTCGAAAAGATGCTGTAAAATTATGGACTAACCTACTATTGATATTGTAAGTAGGATTATTAGTATTAGTTGATGTATAAACTTAGTAAATGAATTTAGAATAGATTAAGTTGAAGAATGTATTTTTCTATCGCAGTAGTTTATATCCTTGCTAAAAGTATGTGATTTTGTTCATGAACGTACTTTAAAtctgttaatatttaattaccaAATCAAAAATGAATTTAGGCTACCATGGTGAAAAAAATATAGATTGCAAACTAAAAGGCtggtttaattttgaattattctTTAGGCTAAATGTGctgttatttaattatgaacTCAAGCAAAAATAAGGAATTGGGTGTTTatttaatatgaaatatttatgtAATGCAGACCTGCTACGGTGTAAAATTGCATATATTTGAACGGTCTTGACAATTTTCAACTTGCAATTTGCTGTGATATTCTGTTGGGTTATTAATATTAACGTTTTACATGATTTGCCATTTTTAAATCAAGAATGCAAATGTATCTTGGGGAGCAACTGAACCGTCTCAACAGCAATCGGAAGCATATGGAGATCTGAAGATGAAATTTGACTTTTTTGTAAGTGatagtaatttaaattatatacttCTGAAGTCGTGAAATCTACCATTGTTTTAGAAACTCTgattcatttaaattaaaatgcttCTTGCAGCAATCAAAAGTAATGCAAGCTGTGGGTGTGTTAAGGCCGCAGTTGACGAACGAAACTCCAGTGAGTGTAGTAGCTGCAATCCAAGAATTAGAAGGCCTTGCATCAATGGACATTAATGCACCACTAAGAGAGGAAGCTCCGCCAGCTCAACCGCCACAGCTTTAACCACAACCGCCACTTCCACCGCTTATCCAGAATTAGGAGAAATGTCCGAAGATTGTCAATTTAATTTGCAGCCTTAGCGGGCTCCGTTATTAGGATCAAAAACTAATTGTTGTTCATGTGAAGAGTAGGATGTAGTTTGATATTTGATGAACTGTGGATGCtcatttctttccttttttttgGGTACTGTATTCAGTAGATTTTTCAGTACAATTGATCAGAATTTGCATTTGGTTCAACATTACATGAGTAACAACTCATGTCTTCTTTGTTAATAGTTGATCTATTAGCGCtggaattttatttcttttcatagTTTTTGAATATTGTGCACACAGTTGATGGATTTGTTTCCATTTTTCAGTAATTATATGACATTCTCTCTAATTGCAAGATCAAACAAGATACTGTAACATATTTTAGAGTGACCatagtttaaataattaatttcacaATCATATTTATCCTAATAGTTAGGGTGTTAGTATGTAGTTCACCACGTGGAATGTGAATCATATACTTATCATTTAATACGTGGAGATAATAAATGTCATGACCCattaattaatatagttaaaatataatcatataCTACTTATCATTTAATACGTGGAGATaataaatgtcacgacccattaattaatatagttaaaatataatcaattaatattACACGATAAGTGAACCATTTATAATTCTACGTAATAAACTAGGTTTGTATAAGTATATATCATGGGTATGACAACAATATTAATGTTCtctaattagtttttttaatcataaaacggGAGAGCATTTGTGAGAGGAATTGAGTTAATGGTCTAATAGATTGCTCTTTAACACTTATGCTATTTGATTTATAGCTTAGTGATTCCTCTAATTAGATAATGTTATACTccacaaaaaagaaaaatgtcatcTTCTTCTCTGACTCACGTTGGTTTTTGACAATGAGATGGGGCGGTTTTCCGGTTTTGGCCGAAAATTTATCTTCTTTCTGTCCTTATGTCCTTATATTATCTACtatatttacttattttttttaataagttttCCCTGTCAGGGACTATAGTTTGTTTTGGAGTGTTTTTATTTAGCATTTGTATGAATAGATCCGTagtcattcaattttttttttagtatatgTTCAAATTTCAGATATAAGATCTTTTATGATTCATTATTTGCAGCTTAATTGAATTATGtcaaaaaagattaaattaataTGGAAATTTTAAGGATGAAAATTGTGCACGAGAATTTCTACAATTTGTCCTATATGTTTCGTTAATTTTCGAGTGGATCAAGTGAGGTTTAACTTACTCTCTTTTTTCCCCACAAATTGGACACAATGCATTGGCAGCTTTGACAGATTATCTTATTGAGCATATACTTTGTTTAAATGACTCCCTTTCATATGAAATGAGGGAGATTGAAGAATTTTattcattcttaggtaataaatttaatttaccctttttgatattttttcgtATTTAATTTACTGAGGTGTACTTCGAATTTTCATAATAGAATCtaacttttttcttttgaaacttTATTTAATCTAACTTTTAGTAAatgaaaatcaattaaaattccACTAGCATATTCTTCTAaaaaatattcattaaaatttgaTTCTTTTCTTTTGGTAAAACCCATAACGGTATTCCTAATTTGTACctcttttataattaaattctctaattttatttttgtttaattggATTTCTGAACTTCATTTGTCattagataaaataataagtcaacaaatttgatttaaaaattctATCGAAAAAGTTTGGATGTTACTTTCTAAAGAAAATGATTGTTAGGTATGTAATTTATTATATCAATCAATAAATTGTTTCTATCTTTATATTCTTTAACAATACTATTTATCATTATACCCTTAcacttatatttatatataaacattatATTATAGTGTTAGTACtatacattttatatttattttaataaatctatcataaaatacaaaaaaattaaattaaattgcatttcagaacgaaattaattttttttagtaatataagttACCAAGCGGATTATGACATTTAACACTTGAAAATCTCCTCGTAAGAAAAAACTTGAAAATCTCAATGATTAATATGTACAGCTCTTAAAATTAAGCATTTAGACCTCGCTTGATTCATAACTATTAGGACTTCTGTTCTATTGGTGTTGAGCGGTATGTAATTTCTTTCATCGTCTCTACTATCATGTCGGCTTTCGATTCTAGAATATGGGGCGAAACGCTTTCCTTCGTCATGCATGTGATTTCTTTCATCAGGTTTTGGCTTAGATTTTTCTTTGGTTCTTTCATGTTTTGGATTTTTGCCTTTGCCTCTTTTTCTTTCAGTGCCCTTCGCCCTTTGTCTAGCACAAAAGACTTTTATTGGCAATCAATTAGGTTGGAGAAGGTGGTAGGTTTGTTTGTCAGCAACTTTTCGACTTGCTTTTCAAATCTCGTTTCCTCCAGGCTATGTTGATGTTTAGGTTGTCTATCTTTATTGCTTTTTTATTGAATCTCTCCACATAACTCCGTAGATTCTCACTTTATTCTTGAACACAAGATCATATTATGCTCGTTGTTGTTTTCGCGGGTATGTTAGTCAGACACTTGTTAAGAAATTCATTAGAGAGTGTTATGTAATTTTTAATGGAGCGCGATTTCAATATGTTGAACCATCACTGAGCAGTTCCGTTCAGCGTTGTTGAGAAGACTCTACAAATGATCGCATCGGTTACGCTAAGGAGACCCATGTAGAGTAGAATCTAGATGTATGATCCCTTGGATCTCCTTCTCAGTTGAAGGCTGGTAGGGTCGGCCATTTCAGATTGTGAGGAATTGTTTCCTCCATGATTTTCACCGAAAAAGATGAGCCCTTTAGTTTCAGGTCATTCAAATCTAGTTT
Coding sequences within it:
- the LOC126676780 gene encoding histone H1-like yields the protein MDPPPPPFFTLPTATIAGAAVHSVAPLTQTFPTAAPLPPEQLTPEEAAAAAAAHNHTAQAATDPTATQTFNHPPYADMIYGAITALKERDGSSKRAIAKYIESVYTGLPPTHSALLTHYLKQLKNTGQLVLVKKSYKLARSDDINFDNISSPDLNLNHNPPPAAVSASGGPKRGRGRPPKPKPAEPTFDSGDASGALVTVPISTAQTIGSALVNPHTEEGSKRRPGRPKKVSPGGGGGAQVAAKRRGRPFGTKKGPGRPKRLPKSVVVPYANGTAAAAVVSPRPRGRPRKGTGPAASGSVGAGAVQGKRPGRPPKAAVGGGKKRPGRPRKNANVSWGATEPSQQQSEAYGDLKMKLDFFQSKVMEAVGVLRPQLTIETPMSVVAAIQELEGLASMDINTPLREEAPPPPPQAQPQPLAAQN
- the LOC126676779 gene encoding uncharacterized protein LOC126676779, whose amino-acid sequence is MDPPPPQPPFFQLPTATITGAAVHSVAPQTQIFPTFPSLPEQLAPEAAAGAAAAHNHTAYAATATDPTAAQSLNHPPYADMIYGAITALKERDGSSKRAIAKYIESVYTGLPETHSALLTHHLKQLKNNGYLVMVKNSYALPRSAETVTVNNSDTNISPAALPNLNPNPNPNPNPTAGVAGSPTVGSKRGRGRPPKPKSTEPNNAPAAPVTVPVGLSISPSEAIISAVVSPQSQEGDKRRPGRPKKVSPVGGGGAPVAVRPRGRPPKSGPFGVKRSPGRPRKLKSVASNGVKRGPKRLPKSVVVPYANSVAAAAVVSPRPRGRPKKGTGGAAPAAAAPAASGYVGAGVVQGKRPGRPPKAAVGAGVFSHKKRPGRPKKNANVSWGATEPSQQQSEAYGDLKMKFDFFQSKVMQAVGVLRPQLTNETPVSVVAAIQELEGLASMDINAPLREEAPPAQPPQL